In Stenotrophomonas sp. 610A2, one DNA window encodes the following:
- a CDS encoding nitroreductase family protein — protein MSDNCFLQALDQRHSVPSLQLGEPAPDSATVLRMLQSAVRVPDHGKMVPFRFLRLQGEARHALGEFLAQRSRQRDPNASDSAVEKDRQRFSHAPLIITVIARLQDNPKVPMQEQLLTAGCVCFALLQAAQGLGFGAQWLTAWMSSDPEVARHLGLASNEQIVGFIHIGTPKIAVPDRERPDPAKLLQDWQP, from the coding sequence ATGTCCGACAACTGCTTCCTGCAAGCGCTGGATCAGCGCCATTCAGTGCCCTCCCTGCAACTGGGCGAGCCTGCGCCGGACTCCGCCACCGTGCTGCGCATGCTGCAATCGGCGGTACGCGTGCCGGATCACGGCAAGATGGTGCCGTTCCGTTTCCTGCGCCTGCAGGGCGAGGCCCGCCATGCCCTGGGCGAGTTCCTGGCCCAGCGCAGCCGCCAGCGTGACCCCAATGCGTCCGACTCCGCGGTCGAGAAGGACCGCCAGCGCTTCTCGCATGCGCCGCTGATCATCACCGTGATCGCCCGCCTGCAGGACAACCCCAAAGTGCCCATGCAGGAGCAGCTGCTCACCGCCGGCTGCGTCTGCTTCGCACTGCTGCAGGCCGCGCAGGGCCTTGGCTTCGGCGCGCAGTGGCTGACCGCGTGGATGAGCAGCGACCCCGAAGTCGCCCGCCATCTGGGCCTGGCCAGCAATGAGCAGATCGTCGGTTTCATCCATATCGGCACGCCGAAGATCGCCGTGCCCGACCGCGAACGCCCCGATCCGGCAAAGCTGCTGCAGGACTGGCAGCCGTGA
- a CDS encoding NUDIX hydrolase, producing the protein MSQNTAEPRVVYEGKYQRMLVRGTWEYSERTHAGGLAAIIIAVTPDDEVLFVEQFRVPLQARTIEMPAGLVGDIDAGESIEVSAVRELEEETGWTADHAEVLMIGPTSSGASSEKIAFVRATGLRKVGDGGGDASEDITVHSIPRQRAAAWLVEKMGEGYELDAKLWAGLWMIEHHLDGRPRG; encoded by the coding sequence ATGAGCCAGAACACCGCCGAACCCCGCGTCGTCTACGAAGGCAAATACCAGCGCATGCTGGTGCGCGGCACCTGGGAATACAGCGAGCGCACCCATGCGGGCGGACTGGCCGCGATCATCATCGCGGTCACCCCGGACGATGAAGTACTGTTCGTGGAGCAGTTCCGCGTGCCGCTGCAGGCGCGCACCATCGAGATGCCGGCCGGGCTGGTCGGCGATATCGATGCCGGTGAATCCATCGAGGTTTCGGCCGTGCGCGAGCTGGAAGAAGAAACCGGCTGGACCGCCGACCACGCCGAAGTGCTGATGATCGGCCCCACCTCCTCCGGCGCCAGCAGCGAGAAGATCGCCTTCGTGCGCGCCACCGGCCTGCGCAAGGTTGGCGACGGTGGCGGCGACGCCAGCGAAGACATCACCGTGCACAGCATCCCGCGCCAACGCGCTGCGGCCTGGCTGGTGGAGAAGATGGGCGAAGGCTATGAGCTGGACGCGAAACTGTGGGCCGGCCTGTGGATGATCGAACACCATCTGGATGGGCGCCCACGTGGCTGA
- a CDS encoding DUF1631 domain-containing protein, whose amino-acid sequence MMSSPHPAGQPGRNQNLLGVAREATLPVLSQAFAKVLAGFDDALFDRAETAGPSQLAFLDGMRELRRRRDEISRRFDSHLQQAWAALDAGTPQSAETVLAGQSDGGLSLVPEHILESRLAVRNFATVLLRDWKQVLQRIDHRLAWVAGVVALDADTNPIGPEHIGVAVHEAFYTCDLTAEVRLVLFKLCEREFAAGIGKLYEAVDERLAQAGAAPEIAAPRRASPQRTVAEQLAQAVQEEEEGFDPGHAPMWARRFSERWSQRRGSMAGQAAAQAAAGFEAEQAYGNPQNMVLEALHELLAQSRQTREGASAPSADAGQAGGGHQRSLNQREMMSVLSLLQATPSATLRAAVGEDGESLAQRLKSEVLSGATRLGVDPQQAHLDPQDEDAIDLVGMLFDVMLDERDLEGRSRELIGRLVVPFVKVAMLDRRMFVQKTHPARKLLNSLAEACEGNAGESQAERALMGKVEEIIERLTAEFNENLAIFLTLEEEFRDFLAQHRRRIEITERRAAETQRGQEKLEVARNRASAELDKRVADTSLPKAIEDFLRQPWNHHLTLTLLREGEEGEGVSEALKLADDVLEEVAEARRHIVGKPWLQSSQPGLRKVFASVGLHGDGGTTAIDALHDTLQSVAELRPELERALPELPQVALPTPPAPETPAIEFGTATKAEDFDDSDAERFRRMEIGTWLDFIDKDGKMQAGKLSWVSPISSRLLFVNRRGIRFCVASPEELAVMVRLERLRPHVDDGAFDSAMQGVIDRLEPQGVHN is encoded by the coding sequence ATGATGTCCAGTCCGCATCCCGCCGGTCAGCCCGGTCGTAACCAGAACCTGCTTGGCGTGGCCCGCGAGGCCACCTTGCCTGTGTTGTCACAGGCCTTTGCCAAGGTGCTGGCGGGGTTTGACGATGCCTTGTTCGACCGCGCCGAGACGGCCGGTCCCTCGCAGCTGGCTTTCCTGGACGGCATGCGCGAGCTGCGTCGCCGCCGCGACGAGATCTCCCGCCGCTTCGATTCGCACCTTCAGCAGGCTTGGGCCGCGCTGGATGCGGGCACCCCGCAGTCGGCGGAAACCGTGCTGGCTGGGCAGAGTGACGGCGGTCTGAGCCTGGTGCCAGAACACATCCTCGAGTCGCGGCTGGCGGTGCGTAATTTCGCAACCGTGCTGCTGCGCGACTGGAAGCAGGTATTGCAGCGCATCGATCACCGCCTGGCCTGGGTGGCCGGGGTGGTGGCGCTGGATGCCGACACCAACCCGATCGGCCCCGAGCACATTGGCGTTGCCGTGCACGAGGCTTTCTATACCTGTGACCTGACCGCGGAAGTGCGGCTGGTGTTGTTCAAGCTGTGCGAGCGTGAGTTCGCTGCCGGTATCGGCAAGCTGTACGAGGCCGTGGACGAGCGTCTGGCCCAGGCCGGTGCCGCACCGGAGATCGCCGCGCCGCGCCGCGCAAGCCCGCAGCGGACCGTGGCCGAGCAGCTGGCGCAGGCAGTGCAGGAAGAAGAGGAAGGCTTCGACCCGGGCCACGCGCCGATGTGGGCGCGGCGCTTCTCCGAGCGCTGGAGCCAGCGCCGCGGCAGCATGGCTGGCCAGGCTGCCGCACAGGCAGCGGCCGGCTTCGAAGCCGAGCAGGCTTATGGCAATCCACAGAACATGGTGCTGGAGGCGCTGCACGAGTTGCTGGCGCAGAGCCGGCAGACCCGTGAAGGTGCGTCAGCGCCTTCAGCCGATGCAGGCCAGGCCGGTGGTGGTCACCAGCGCTCCTTGAACCAGCGCGAGATGATGTCGGTGCTGTCGCTGTTGCAGGCCACCCCCAGCGCCACCCTGCGTGCGGCGGTGGGCGAGGACGGCGAATCGCTGGCGCAGCGGCTCAAGAGCGAAGTGCTGTCTGGTGCGACACGCCTCGGCGTCGATCCGCAGCAGGCTCACCTGGACCCGCAGGACGAGGATGCGATCGACCTGGTTGGCATGCTGTTCGACGTCATGTTGGACGAGCGTGACCTGGAAGGCCGCTCGCGCGAGCTGATCGGCCGGCTGGTGGTGCCCTTCGTCAAGGTCGCCATGCTCGACCGCCGCATGTTCGTGCAGAAGACCCATCCGGCGCGCAAGCTGCTCAACTCCCTGGCCGAGGCCTGCGAAGGCAATGCCGGTGAGAGCCAGGCCGAGCGCGCGCTGATGGGCAAGGTCGAAGAAATCATTGAACGGTTGACCGCCGAGTTCAACGAGAACCTGGCGATCTTCCTTACTCTGGAAGAAGAGTTCCGCGACTTCCTGGCCCAGCATCGTCGTCGTATTGAAATCACTGAGCGGCGTGCCGCTGAAACCCAGCGTGGCCAGGAGAAGCTCGAGGTCGCACGTAACCGTGCCAGCGCCGAGTTGGACAAGCGTGTTGCCGACACCAGCCTGCCCAAGGCCATCGAAGATTTCCTGCGCCAGCCCTGGAACCACCACCTCACCCTCACCCTGCTGCGCGAAGGCGAAGAAGGCGAGGGTGTGAGCGAAGCGCTGAAGCTGGCCGACGACGTGCTGGAGGAAGTCGCCGAGGCGCGTCGCCATATCGTCGGCAAGCCGTGGTTGCAGTCCAGCCAGCCGGGCCTGCGCAAGGTGTTTGCCAGCGTTGGCCTGCACGGCGACGGCGGTACCACCGCCATCGATGCCCTGCACGACACCTTGCAGTCGGTCGCCGAGCTGCGTCCGGAACTGGAGCGTGCATTGCCGGAGTTGCCGCAGGTCGCGCTGCCAACGCCGCCGGCACCGGAAACCCCGGCCATCGAGTTCGGTACTGCCACCAAGGCCGAGGACTTCGACGACAGCGACGCCGAGCGCTTCCGTCGGATGGAAATCGGTACCTGGCTGGACTTCATCGACAAGGACGGCAAGATGCAGGCCGGCAAGCTGTCGTGGGTGAGCCCGATCTCCTCGCGCCTGTTGTTCGTCAACCGTCGCGGCATCCGCTTCTGTGTGGCATCGCCGGAAGAGTTGGCGGTGATGGTGCGGCTGGAACGGCTGCGCCCGCACGTGGATGACGGCGCCTTCGACAGCGCCATGCAAGGCGTCATCGATCGCCTCGAGCCGCAGGGAGTCCACAACTGA
- a CDS encoding RNA polymerase sigma factor: MPLNAVPASLDAFLAGIGPRAFRFAEAGLRQRDDALDAVQDAMERMLGYQQRPAEEWTPLFWSILRRRIIDLQRRRSFRLKFWTTQEDHDQDSAIDWADEAPGPAQTHEQQREYAQLVQALRQLPARQREAFSLRVLQELDVATTAKAMGCSEGSVKTHLSRARDALQKQLEATR; this comes from the coding sequence ATGCCGCTTAATGCTGTACCCGCCTCGCTGGACGCGTTCCTGGCGGGCATCGGGCCGCGCGCGTTCCGTTTCGCCGAGGCCGGCCTGCGCCAGCGTGATGACGCCCTGGACGCCGTGCAGGACGCCATGGAGCGCATGCTAGGCTACCAGCAACGGCCGGCGGAGGAATGGACCCCGCTGTTCTGGAGCATCCTGCGCCGGCGCATCATCGACCTGCAGCGCCGTCGCAGCTTCCGTTTGAAGTTCTGGACCACCCAGGAAGACCACGACCAGGACAGCGCCATCGACTGGGCCGATGAAGCCCCCGGCCCGGCGCAGACGCATGAACAGCAGCGCGAGTACGCGCAGCTGGTGCAGGCCCTGCGGCAACTGCCAGCCCGCCAGCGCGAAGCCTTCAGCCTGCGCGTGCTGCAGGAACTGGACGTGGCCACCACCGCCAAGGCCATGGGCTGTTCGGAAGGCTCGGTAAAAACCCACCTGTCGCGCGCACGCGACGCATTGCAGAAACAACTGGAGGCCACGCGGTGA
- a CDS encoding NAD(P) transhydrogenase subunit alpha: protein MAVDVWVLKETAEGERRVAATPETVKKLVSAGAQVHLQAGAGTAAGFPDQAYVDAGAQLGDALEGADLVLCVQAPSLPTIARLKTGAVLVGGVQPEADAARAAALQARQLQTFPLERLPRTTRAQAMDVLSSQAGMAGYKATLIAAQLAPRFFPMLTTAAGTIRPSKVLIVGAGVAGLQAVATAKRLGAAVEGFDVRPETREQIESLGGKFLDLGVSAAGEGGYARQLTDDERAEQQRRLAEHLKGVDVVVCTAAVPGRPAPKIVTAAMVAGMRPGSVIVDLAAETGGNCEATQPGQTIEVGGVTVAGPLNLASMGAVHASEMFARNVYNFVALFLKDGKLSFDWNDELLAKTVWPQRPAGGEIPPV from the coding sequence ATGGCCGTAGATGTCTGGGTATTGAAGGAAACCGCTGAAGGTGAGCGGCGCGTTGCTGCCACGCCGGAAACGGTGAAGAAGCTTGTCTCAGCCGGCGCGCAGGTACATCTGCAGGCCGGCGCAGGTACGGCCGCGGGCTTCCCCGATCAGGCCTATGTGGATGCCGGCGCACAGCTGGGTGATGCGCTGGAAGGCGCGGATCTTGTGTTGTGCGTGCAGGCGCCGTCCTTGCCCACCATTGCCCGCCTCAAGACTGGCGCGGTGTTGGTTGGTGGCGTGCAGCCTGAGGCTGACGCGGCGCGTGCGGCTGCACTGCAGGCACGGCAGTTACAAACGTTTCCGCTGGAACGCTTGCCACGCACCACCCGTGCGCAGGCGATGGACGTGCTCAGTTCGCAGGCCGGCATGGCGGGCTACAAGGCGACCTTGATTGCCGCGCAGCTGGCACCACGCTTTTTCCCGATGCTGACCACCGCCGCAGGCACCATCCGCCCATCCAAGGTGTTGATCGTTGGCGCCGGTGTAGCTGGGCTGCAGGCGGTTGCCACGGCCAAGCGCCTGGGTGCAGCGGTCGAGGGCTTTGATGTGCGCCCGGAAACCCGCGAGCAGATCGAGTCGTTGGGCGGCAAGTTCCTGGACCTCGGCGTCAGCGCGGCAGGTGAAGGCGGTTACGCCCGGCAACTGACCGACGATGAGCGGGCCGAACAGCAACGCCGTCTGGCCGAGCATCTGAAGGGTGTGGATGTGGTGGTCTGCACGGCGGCCGTGCCGGGTCGCCCGGCGCCGAAGATTGTCACCGCTGCGATGGTGGCCGGGATGCGGCCGGGTAGCGTGATCGTTGATCTAGCCGCTGAAACCGGCGGCAATTGCGAGGCAACGCAGCCGGGGCAAACCATCGAGGTCGGCGGCGTGACTGTTGCTGGTCCGCTCAACCTGGCCAGCATGGGTGCGGTGCACGCCAGCGAAATGTTCGCGCGCAACGTCTACAACTTCGTGGCCTTGTTCCTGAAAGACGGCAAGCTGTCGTTCGACTGGAACGATGAACTGCTGGCCAAGACCGTCTGGCCGCAACGCCCAGCCGGCGGTGAAATCCCGCCGGTGTGA
- a CDS encoding DUF3106 domain-containing protein codes for MMKTLLPFLLLPLLLVCASAVAADPQPLPEWDQLTPAQRETLIAPVRDRWNSSSPERRQRNYEHARGWQQMTPEQREQARRGMHRFENMSPGQRRDAQALFDKMRGMDKDQRQQLREQWNKMSPEQRRQWVEANPPATRPQR; via the coding sequence ATGATGAAGACCTTGTTGCCCTTTCTCCTGCTGCCCCTGCTGCTGGTCTGCGCCAGCGCCGTGGCCGCCGATCCGCAACCGCTGCCCGAGTGGGACCAGTTGACCCCGGCCCAGCGCGAGACCTTGATCGCACCGGTGCGCGATCGCTGGAATTCGTCGTCACCCGAGCGTCGCCAACGCAACTACGAGCACGCGCGTGGCTGGCAGCAGATGACACCGGAGCAGCGCGAGCAGGCCCGTCGCGGCATGCACCGCTTCGAGAACATGTCGCCAGGCCAACGTCGCGACGCACAGGCACTGTTCGACAAGATGCGCGGCATGGACAAGGACCAGCGCCAGCAGCTGCGTGAGCAGTGGAACAAGATGAGCCCCGAGCAGCGACGCCAATGGGTGGAAGCCAACCCACCAGCAACCCGCCCCCAGCGCTGA
- a CDS encoding 5'-3' exonuclease: MAAVSPANAPLQPLYLVDASLYVFRAWHSIPNEFQDAQGWPVNAVHGFARFLLDLLERERPQHIAVAFDEALDSCFRHALYPAYKANRDPAPEELRRQFAHCKALCAALGLQVLADREFEADDLIGSALHASRGRLRGVIISADKDLSQLLLEHDEQWDYARNQRWGADGVKARQGVHAHQVADYLALSGDAVDNIPGVSGIGAKSAAVLLAHFGTMDALLERIDEVPFLRLRGAATMAVRLREQREQALLFRQLTTVALNAPLHNAAGGFARANGDGDMLGGLCEALRFGPMTRRRLMTAAGLQSPSTPANEFA; encoded by the coding sequence CTGGCAGCCGTGAGCCCTGCCAACGCCCCGCTGCAGCCGCTCTACCTGGTTGATGCCAGTCTGTATGTGTTCCGCGCCTGGCACTCCATCCCCAATGAGTTCCAGGATGCGCAGGGATGGCCGGTAAACGCAGTTCACGGTTTTGCCCGCTTCCTGCTCGACCTGCTGGAGCGCGAGCGCCCGCAGCACATCGCGGTGGCCTTCGATGAAGCACTGGACAGCTGCTTCCGCCATGCGTTGTATCCGGCTTACAAGGCCAACCGTGATCCGGCCCCGGAGGAACTGCGCCGCCAGTTCGCCCATTGCAAGGCGCTGTGCGCTGCACTGGGCCTGCAAGTGCTGGCCGACCGCGAATTCGAGGCAGACGACCTGATCGGCAGTGCCCTGCACGCCAGCCGCGGCCGCCTGCGCGGTGTCATCATCTCGGCCGACAAGGATTTGTCGCAGCTGCTGCTGGAGCACGACGAGCAATGGGACTACGCCCGCAACCAGCGCTGGGGCGCGGACGGGGTGAAGGCACGGCAAGGCGTGCACGCCCACCAGGTCGCCGACTACCTGGCCTTGAGCGGCGATGCGGTCGACAACATTCCCGGCGTCTCCGGCATCGGCGCCAAATCGGCGGCGGTGCTGCTGGCCCATTTCGGCACGATGGACGCCCTGCTCGAACGCATCGACGAAGTGCCGTTCCTGCGCCTGCGCGGCGCCGCCACCATGGCGGTACGGCTACGTGAACAGCGCGAACAGGCGCTGCTGTTCCGCCAGCTGACCACGGTCGCCTTGAACGCACCGCTGCACAACGCCGCCGGTGGCTTCGCGCGCGCCAATGGCGACGGCGACATGCTCGGCGGGCTGTGCGAGGCGCTTCGGTTTGGCCCGATGACCCGGCGTCGGCTGATGACTGCTGCCGGCCTGCAATCCCCTTCCACTCCAGCCAACGAGTTCGCATGA